One part of the Treponema peruense genome encodes these proteins:
- a CDS encoding glycine--tRNA ligase: MEKKVDHSCTLDKIISLCKRRGFVYQSSEIYGGQAGAWDYGPLGVNLKKNIQAAWWKEMTQLHDDVVGLDASIFMHHKTWEASGHVGHFSDPMIDCTECKARFRADQLIEDFCSAHSIVPPKPVDTMSHEEMKAFIDEKGIHCPTCGKHNYTDVREFNLMFKTHLGPVATDASLIYLRPETCQGIFVDFKNIVQSNRMKIPFGVAQVGKSFRNEIIFKNFIFRTCEFEQMEMEYFCKEGTDVETFERWRKERWAFYLKYGIAESHLQWHHHDKLAHYAKDAYDVQYKFPIGFEEIEGIHNRTDFDLTQHSKFSGKDMSYIDQEDGNKSFIPYVIETSAGLNRNLLMFLCEAYEEENVGTDGKDDYRTVLHFDPRLAPVTVAVLPLMKKDGLAEKAQEIRNMLKEDFMTDYDQSGTVGKRYRRQDEIGTPYCVTVDYDTLDSASPNYETVTVRFRDSMKQERVKLSELTGFIHNAIRNYKSVVRD, encoded by the coding sequence ATGGAAAAGAAAGTCGATCATTCATGCACGCTTGATAAGATTATAAGCCTTTGCAAGCGCCGCGGATTTGTTTACCAGTCCAGTGAAATTTACGGCGGTCAGGCCGGTGCATGGGATTACGGTCCGCTTGGTGTAAATTTAAAGAAGAACATTCAGGCTGCCTGGTGGAAGGAAATGACACAGCTTCATGATGATGTAGTTGGTCTTGATGCTTCCATTTTTATGCACCACAAAACATGGGAAGCTTCAGGACACGTAGGCCACTTTTCCGACCCTATGATTGACTGTACAGAATGCAAGGCTCGTTTCCGCGCAGACCAGCTTATTGAAGATTTCTGTTCTGCACATTCAATTGTTCCGCCAAAGCCTGTTGATACAATGAGCCACGAAGAAATGAAGGCTTTTATTGACGAAAAAGGCATCCACTGTCCTACCTGCGGAAAACACAATTACACTGATGTACGTGAATTCAACCTTATGTTCAAGACACATCTTGGACCTGTTGCAACCGATGCATCCCTTATTTACCTGCGTCCTGAAACCTGTCAGGGAATTTTTGTTGACTTCAAGAATATTGTTCAGTCAAACCGCATGAAGATTCCGTTTGGTGTAGCACAGGTCGGTAAGTCATTCCGTAACGAAATTATCTTCAAGAACTTTATTTTCCGTACCTGCGAATTCGAGCAGATGGAAATGGAATATTTCTGCAAGGAAGGAACTGATGTAGAAACATTCGAACGCTGGAGAAAAGAGCGCTGGGCATTCTACCTCAAGTATGGTATTGCCGAAAGTCACCTTCAGTGGCACCACCATGACAAGCTTGCCCACTATGCAAAGGACGCATACGATGTTCAGTACAAGTTCCCGATTGGTTTTGAAGAAATTGAAGGAATCCACAATAGAACTGACTTTGACCTTACACAGCATTCAAAATTCAGCGGAAAGGATATGTCCTATATTGACCAGGAAGACGGAAACAAGAGCTTTATTCCTTATGTAATAGAGACTTCTGCCGGTCTTAACCGCAACCTTCTTATGTTCCTCTGTGAAGCTTACGAAGAAGAAAATGTTGGAACAGACGGTAAGGACGACTACAGAACAGTTCTTCACTTTGACCCGCGTCTTGCTCCTGTAACTGTAGCAGTTCTTCCTCTTATGAAAAAGGACGGACTTGCAGAAAAGGCACAGGAAATCCGCAATATGCTTAAAGAAGATTTCATGACCGACTACGACCAGAGCGGAACTGTAGGAAAGAGATACCGCCGCCAGGACGAAATCGGAACACCTTACTGCGTTACTGTTGACTATGATACACTTGATTCAGCAAGTCCCAATTACGAAACAGTTACCGTACGTTTCCGTGACAGCATGAAGCAGGAACGTGTAAAGCTTTCAGAACTTACAGGCTTTATTCATAATGCAATCCGTAACTACAAGAGTGTGGTTCGCGACTAA